AATGCTAAAGATATCATTGCTTGTGGGTTTGATGTCACAAAGACTTTCATTTTCTCAGACTTTGACTATGTTGGCGGGTAAGAAAACGATTTAGAATTTTTTTTTTGATGTTTACTGATGATGATGATGTGAGAAACCCTTTGTGTGTGTGCTGTAGTGCTTTCTATAAGAACATGGTGAAGGTTGCAAAGTGTGTAACACTTAATAAGGTGAGTTTACTTACTCTCTATCTCATTGAATTGCAACAACGTGGCTGGTATGCTTTATGTTCATTTTTTTGTATCTCCTTATGTGTTAGGCTATGGGAATCTTTGGCTTTTCTGGCGAAGATCATATTGGAAAACTCAGTTTCCCCCCTGTGCAGGTGTCTTTTTTGTTCCTGTTGGCTGTGTGTAGAATACTAATACACATAGACTGTTTGATAGATACATTTCCATGCGTTTGCAGGCAGTTCCATCATTTCCTAGCTCATTCCTACACTTGTTCCCTGGCAATGACAAGCTCCGCTGCTTGATTCCATGTGCAATTGACCAGGTGTGCTGTTTTCTTACTTTGGATCTTGACCCGTTTGTTTTCATATAGAAATATATAACATGTCTCCTTATTTAATGATCTCCGTGTATTATTGTACTATGTTGTTCATAATCAATCTTTCATTTTTTTTGTTTTGTTTTATTCAGGATCCTTATTTTAGGATGACTCGCGATGTTGCACCTCGGTTAGNNNNNNNNNNNNNNNNNNNNNNNNNNNNNNNNNNNNNNNNNNNNNNNNNNNNNNNNNNNNNNNNNNNNNNNNNNNNNNNNNNNNNNNNNNNNNNNNNNNNCACGTTTCTGGGATGACGTTAATTATAACTTCTTTCAGTTGGGGTGTTTAGTTTCCTATCTGTTTACTTACATCTTTATTAAGATTAAGGGAAAGTATGCTCAAGTGTTGTCTTTTAACCAAAAGTTCATGGCCTTTACATTTTTTAACAGAAGCTAGCGCCTAAAATTTCAGATCAGTGAATTATACGGAAAAAAAAAGTGTGCATCTACTACTATATTAGTTTCCCTATAATTAAGATTTTAGTTTTGTTTCAAGAGCATTTACTAATAGCTGCAACTTATATAGCACGAAATGTAAGGCACATAAAAAAGGATTTAGAGACTCACAGCTCTTTCGGTTGTGCCTGGAGGACCATCGAGAATCTTTATACGAGCTCTTGTCTCCTCAACTATCTTCTTAATGACATCCCCCTTGCGACCAATGATGCTACCCACTTTCTGTGCAGGAACCAACATACGGAACACCGTCTCTCCAGGCCATCCGGGCCACCTCTTCTCCTCGCCTCCAGCTGTTGCATCTCCTTCAGGCTCTGACTTCTCTAAATCCTCAACACGCTCAGGAACTCCTTCCTCGCCTTCACCTTGATCTTGCACTTCATCACCATCCTGATCTCCTGCCTCTCCTTCAACCTGATACTCAGCCTGTTCTTGCAACTGATACTCCTCCTGATCTTGCGGCTGATACTGCAGCTCATCCCGCGGCTGGTCTTGGACTTCTT
The DNA window shown above is from Brassica oleracea var. oleracea cultivar TO1000 chromosome C3, BOL, whole genome shotgun sequence and carries:
- the LOC106336234 gene encoding flowering locus K homology domain-like; translated protein: MAEAEDQQNFVANNGDEVPEHGLDEVHNGLQYQVDDETLGHQPYQVQDPVLEPEQYEVQDPGFEPQEFAGQLEYNDYQVQDDQVSEEVQDQPRDELQYQPQDQEEYQLQEQAEYQVEGEAGDQDGDEVQDQGEGEEGVPERVEDLEKSEPEGDATAGGEEKRWPGWPGETVFRMLVPAQKVGSIIGRKGDVIKKIVEETRARIKILDGPPGTTERAVSL